The following are encoded in a window of Lagenorhynchus albirostris chromosome 3, mLagAlb1.1, whole genome shotgun sequence genomic DNA:
- the LOC132518390 gene encoding LOW QUALITY PROTEIN: protocadherin beta-7-like (The sequence of the model RefSeq protein was modified relative to this genomic sequence to represent the inferred CDS: inserted 3 bases in 3 codons; deleted 1 base in 1 codon; substituted 3 bases at 3 genomic stop codons), with translation MEARVERAVQQRQVLFLCVFLQVSWAGGEPLLYFVEEEAEKGTFLANLANDPGLGESLARGPRIISDQNTGFLLLDPFTGDLFLNEKLDXQDLCGPTEPCVLPFQLLLEKALQIFCAELWVRDINDHSSVFLDREISLKILEVTTPGAAFLLESAQDSDVGTNNLRNYTISPNAYFHINVHDSGEGIIYPELVLDRLLDQEEVPELSLLLTAXDGGSPPSSGTALVCILVLDINDNAHEFVQSLYKVQVPEDSLVVSLVVTMSARDLDTGSNGEIVYAFFYATERILKTFQINPTSGNLHXKAELNYEAMQIYKLTIQAKDGRGLSGKRTMVVQVTDINDNPPXLLMSSLTTAIKENSPETVIAVFRIRDRDSGNNAKMVCSIQDNLPFVLKPPVENYYTLVTDSSLDREKRAEYNITITVTDMGTPRLKTEHNITVLVSDVNDNAPAFTQTSYTLSVLENNSPALHIGSVRAXRDAGANAQVTYSLLPPLDAHVPLASLVSINPDNGHLFALRSLDYKALQAFEFRVGAADRGSPALSSQALVRVLVVDDNDNAPFVLYPLQNASAPCTELVPRAAEAGYLVTKVVAVDGDSGQNAWLSYQLLKATEPGLFGVWAHNGEVRTARLLSERDAAKHRLLVLVKDNGDPPLSASVTLHVLLVDGFSQPYLTAREAEAADAAPAAPLTVSLVVALVSASLLFVFSVLVFVAVRLCRRGGAASVGRCSVPEGHFPGHLVDVNGTGTLSQSYQYKVCLRGGTGXSEFKFLKPIITKADYHLTSQSIGRKVEEYPSYQNDFGF, from the exons ATGGAGGCCAGAGTGGAGCGTGCTGTGCAGCAAAGGCAAGTACtatttctttgtgtatttctgCAAGTGTCTTGGGCTGGTGGGGAACCACTACTGTATTTTGTGGAAgaggaagctgaaaaaggcacctttttggccaacctagcAAATGACCCTGGGTTGGGGGAATCCTTAGCCCGGGGACCTAGAATCATTTCAGACCAGAATACAGGATTTTTACTACTCGATCCGTTTACTGGTGATTTATTTCTAAATGAGAAATTAGACTGACAGGACCTGTGTGGCCCCACAGAGCCTTGTGTGCTGCCTTTCCAGTTGTTACTGGAAAAAGCTCTTCAGATTTTCTGTGCTGAATTATGGGTCAGAGACATCAATGATCATTCTTCAGTATTTCTAGATAGAGAGATATCCTTGAAAATATTAGAAGTTACCACTCCAGGGGCAGCATTTCTCCTAGAAAGTGCACAGGATTCAGATGTTGGAACAAACAACCTGAGAAACTACACCATCAGCCCCAATGCCTATTTCCACATTAATGTCCATGATAGTGGGGAGGGGATTATCTATCCTGAATTGGTGCTGGATAGACTGCTGGATCAAGAAGAGGTGCCTGAGCTCAGTTTACTCCTCACCGCCTAGGATGGTGGCTCTCCACCCAGCTCTGGAACTGCCCTGGTATGCATCCTGGTTTTGGACATCAATGACAACGCCCATGAATTTGTACAGTCTCTCTACAAGGTGCAGGTGCCTGAGGATAGCCTTGTTGTCTCTCTGGTTGTCACCATGTCAGCTAGAGATTTAGATACCGGAAGTAACGGGGAAATAGTTTATGCATTTTTTTATGCTActgaaagaattctcaaaacgTTTCAAATCAATCCAACATCTGGCAATCTTC TTAAAGCTGAATTGAACTATGAGGCAATgcaaatttataaattaactatTCAGGCCAAAGATGGCAGAGGACTTTCTGGAAAACGTACGATGGTGGTTCAGGTAACAGATATAAATGACAATCCACCATAACTACTCATGTCATCACTTACTACAGCAATTAAAGAAAACTCACCTGAGACAGTCATAGCTGTTTTTAGGATTCGAGACAGAGATTCAGGAAACAATGCAAAGATGGTGTGCTCCATCCAAGACAATCTCCCCTTCGTCCTGAAGCCACCTGTAGAGAATTACTACACCCTGGTAACCGATAGCTCTCTGGACAGAGAGAAAAGAGCCGAGTACAACATCACCATCACCGTCACTGACATGGGAACCCCCAGGCTGAAAACCGAGCACAACATAACCGTGCTGGTGTCCGACGTCAACGACAACGCCCCCGCCTTCACCCAGACCTCCTACACCCTGTCCGTCCTCGAAAACAACAGCCCCGCCCTGCACATCGGCAGCGTCCGCG ACAGAGACGCGGGCGCCAACGCCCAGGTCACCTACTCGCTGCTGCCGCCCCTCGACGCGCACGTGCCCCTGGCCTCCCTGGTGTCCATCAACCCGGACAACGGCCACCTGTTCGCCCTGAGGTCCCTGGACTACAAGGCCCTGCAGGCGTTCGAGTTCCGCGTGGGCGCCGCCGACCGCGGCTCGCCCGCGCTCAGCAGCCAGGCGCTGGTGCGCGTGCTCGTCGTGGACGACAACGACAACGCGCCCTTCGTGCTGTACCCGCTGCAGAACGCCTCGGCGCCCTGCACCGAGCTGGTGCCCAGGGCAGCCGAGGCGGGCTACCTGGTGACCAAGGTGGTGGCGGTGGACGGCGACTCGGGCCAGAACGCCTGGCTGTCGTACCAGCTGCTCAAGGCCACGGAGCCCGGGCTGTTCGGCGTGTGGGCGCACAACGGCGAGGTGCGCACGGCCCGGCTGCTGAGCGAGCGCGACGCGGCCAAGCACAGGCTGCTGGTGCTGGTCAAGGACAACGGCGATCCGCCGCTCTCGGCCAGCGTCACGCTGCACGTGCTGCTGGTGGACGGCTTCTCGCAGCCCTACCTGACGGCCCGTGAAGCGGAAGCGGCGGACGCGGCCCCGGCCGCCCCTCTCACCGTCTCCCTGGTGGTCGCCTTGGTGTCGGCGTCGTTGCTCTTCGTCTTCTCGGTGCTGGTGTTCGTCGCGGTGCGGCTGTGCAGGAGGGGCGGGGCGGCCTCGGTGGGTCGCTGCTCGGTGCCCGAGGGCCACTTTCCGGGCCACCTGGTGGACGTCAACGGCACGGGGACCCTGTCCCAGAGCTACCAGTATAAGGTGTGTCTGCGGGGAGGTACTG CCAGCGAGTTCAAGTTCCTGAAGCCGATTATCACCAAAGCCGATTATCATCTCACATCCCAGAGCATAGGCAGG AAAGTGGAAGAATATCCCTCATATCAGAATGATTTCGGTTTctga